A single Candidatus Binatia bacterium DNA region contains:
- a CDS encoding carotenoid oxygenase family protein: MKKNYSRREALHYAGAGAAALAGSGLLAACSDVDAPFDASGAERPGVVDPEIPVGDPATWWLNGNYAPVDAERDVLDLKVVGSIPPELNGVYMRNGPNPVTGESAHWFFGHGMLHGVRIRDGAAEWYRNRYIQTELLTDPPQGGLGPPSRTAHQANTAIAVHDGRVLAVAETGLPYEIDRELGTRGWYDYDGKLTTAMTAHPKVDPRTGEMLFFGYGFSDFLTYHQVNAAGVLVRSEKIDLPAFSMMHDFAVSENHVVFIDVPIGFDFDLLTSGFPLAWDDEHPSRLGVMPRNGGNADVVWVEIDQCMIVHTMNAHDTEDGKVVLEVARMPELWRGGPSNWQTGNLWRYTIDPAAGTVREEQLDEQICDFPQFDRSLLGRKNRYGYAAHFGVDTPEGVLRGVNGLIKYDLERGSSQRLDLPAGHASDEVYFVPAADGSAEDHGYLVGFGHDARSNRSHLAIYDAEAMEKVATVEIPVRVPAGFHGMWIDEP, encoded by the coding sequence ATGAAGAAGAACTACTCGAGGCGTGAGGCCCTACACTACGCGGGCGCCGGTGCGGCGGCTCTTGCGGGCAGCGGCCTGCTCGCCGCTTGCTCGGATGTCGATGCACCCTTCGACGCTTCGGGAGCGGAACGTCCCGGCGTGGTCGACCCCGAGATCCCGGTTGGAGATCCGGCGACGTGGTGGCTGAACGGAAACTACGCGCCGGTCGACGCGGAGCGCGACGTGCTTGACCTGAAGGTGGTGGGGTCGATTCCGCCCGAGCTTAATGGCGTCTACATGCGCAATGGTCCCAACCCGGTCACGGGAGAGAGCGCCCACTGGTTCTTCGGTCACGGAATGCTGCACGGTGTCCGCATCCGCGATGGTGCCGCCGAGTGGTACCGGAATCGCTACATCCAGACCGAGTTGCTGACGGACCCGCCGCAGGGCGGCCTCGGGCCGCCTTCGCGTACGGCTCATCAGGCGAACACCGCGATCGCGGTGCACGACGGTCGAGTGCTGGCCGTGGCCGAGACGGGCCTGCCGTACGAGATCGATCGAGAGCTCGGGACGCGCGGGTGGTACGACTACGACGGCAAGCTCACGACGGCCATGACCGCCCATCCCAAGGTCGACCCGCGCACGGGCGAGATGCTCTTCTTCGGGTACGGTTTCAGCGACTTTCTCACCTACCATCAGGTGAACGCCGCCGGCGTTCTCGTTCGCAGTGAGAAGATCGACCTGCCCGCCTTCAGCATGATGCATGACTTCGCCGTGAGCGAAAATCACGTTGTTTTCATCGATGTACCGATCGGTTTCGACTTCGACCTGCTCACGTCCGGATTCCCGCTCGCTTGGGATGATGAGCACCCGAGTCGACTCGGCGTCATGCCCCGTAACGGTGGTAACGCGGACGTCGTGTGGGTGGAGATCGACCAGTGCATGATCGTCCACACGATGAACGCCCACGACACCGAGGACGGAAAGGTCGTGTTGGAGGTGGCACGGATGCCCGAGCTCTGGCGGGGCGGTCCCTCGAATTGGCAGACCGGTAATCTGTGGCGCTACACGATCGACCCCGCGGCGGGGACTGTGCGCGAAGAGCAGCTCGATGAACAGATCTGTGACTTCCCTCAGTTCGACCGCAGTCTACTGGGCCGAAAGAACCGATACGGCTACGCCGCTCACTTCGGAGTCGATACCCCGGAAGGCGTACTCCGCGGTGTGAATGGCCTGATCAAGTACGATCTGGAGCGAGGCTCGTCGCAACGACTGGATCTGCCCGCCGGACACGCGAGCGACGAGGTCTACTTCGTGCCGGCCGCGGACGGGAGCGCCGAGGATCACGGCTACCTCGTGGGCTTCGGCCACGACGCGAGATCGAATCGCAGTCATCTGGCCATCTACGATGCCGAGGCCATGGAGAAAGTGGCGACCGTGGAGATCCCCGTGCGCGTTCCGGCCGGCTTCCACGGCATGTGGATCGACGAGCCCTGA